Proteins encoded within one genomic window of Macrobrachium nipponense isolate FS-2020 chromosome 9, ASM1510439v2, whole genome shotgun sequence:
- the LOC135218290 gene encoding uncharacterized protein LOC135218290, with protein MARTSASVKRSSSLCFFVLLLPSFEGNAIGLSQSLRCIKVPPVLLSTATVTKSLAVSRTICATAVAQTPWAHLMCYSNDSCSMYDIKVPLNFADLSQEALTCCTDQLNACTDRNKTIAHGAVALFNCTRMKCNNGNLEEIAEPKGGNFRFLSDQLGCLYAHQVAMNWLSARVNCQSYDADIYVPNHDQDVVALQNHVKTLGGSSYWIGINSLRWANGKAVNSTVWDIGQPEGNTQCGVFFKDASYNVHDNWCTSVYYSVCQFK; from the exons ATGGCTCGGACTTCGGCTTCCGTGAAAAGAAGTTCGTCTCTCTGCTTCTTCGTGTTACTGCTGCCGAGTTTTGAAG GAAATGCCATAGGACTCTCTCAGTCACTCCGCTGCATCAAGGTCCCTCCCGTCCTCCTCTCCACGGCCACCGTCACCAAGTCTCTGGCAGTAAGCAGAACTATCTGTGCAACAGCCGTCGCGCAGACCCCTTGGGCGCATCTCATGTGCTACAGTAATGACTCGTGCAGCATGTACGACATCAAAGTACCTTTGAACTTTGCAGACCTATCCCAGGAAGCCCTGACTTGTTGCACAGATCAGCTCAATG CATGCACAGACAGAAACAAGACCATCGCGCACGGTGCTGTGGCCCTTTTCAACTGCACGAGGATGAAGTGCAATAATGGTAACCTGGAAGAGATCGCAGAACCGAAAG GAGGCAACTTCAGATTCCTCAGTGATCAACTTGGCTGTCTCTACGCGCATCAAGTAGCAATGAATTGGTTGTCTGCACGAGTGAATTGCCAGTCCTATGATGCAGACATATACGTCCCTAATCATGACCAAGATGTGGTGGCTTTACAAAATCACGTCAAGACACTGGGTG GTTCGAGCTACTGGATTGGTATAAATTCTCTGCGTTGGGCGAATGGGAAGGCCGTCAACTCAACCGTGTGGGACATAGGTCAACCAGAAGGCAATACACAGTGTGGAGTGTTTTTTAAGGACGCTAGCTACAATGTTCATGATAATTGGTGTACTTCAGTATATTACTCTGTCTGCCAGTTTAAATAA